From the genome of Campylobacter concisus, one region includes:
- a CDS encoding LL-diaminopimelate aminotransferase yields MFDEIRFNTIERLPNYVFAEVNAIKMAARRAGEDIIDFSMGNPEGRTPQHIVDKLCESAQKDKTHGYSASAGIYKLRLAICNWYKRKYGVNLDPDTEAVATMGSKEGFVHLAQAVINPGDVAIVPDPAYPIHTQAFLFAGGSVAKMPLHYNDKFELDENKFFENLIQTIHASSPKPKYVVVNFPHNPTTVTVQKSFYERLVSIAKQERFYVISDIAYADLTFDGYKTPSIFEVDGAKDVAVECYTLSKSYNMAGWRVGFMCGNKRLCAALKKIKSWVDYGMFTPIQVAATVALDGDQSCVEEIRQIYEKRRDVMIEAFAQAGWELKKPSSSMFIWAKLPPKVSHLGSLEFSKQLLTKASVAVSPGIGFGEGGNDYVRLALIENENRIRQAARNIKKYLKEFE; encoded by the coding sequence GTGTTTGATGAGATAAGATTTAATACAATTGAGCGTTTACCAAACTACGTTTTTGCCGAAGTAAATGCAATAAAAATGGCTGCACGAAGAGCTGGCGAGGACATCATCGACTTTTCTATGGGTAATCCTGAGGGCAGAACACCACAGCACATCGTCGATAAACTATGCGAAAGCGCGCAAAAGGACAAGACTCACGGCTACTCAGCCAGTGCTGGAATTTACAAGCTCCGCCTTGCCATTTGCAACTGGTACAAAAGAAAATACGGCGTAAATTTAGACCCAGATACCGAAGCAGTCGCTACGATGGGTAGCAAAGAGGGCTTTGTTCACTTAGCTCAAGCCGTGATAAACCCAGGCGATGTGGCTATCGTGCCTGATCCTGCTTATCCGATACACACGCAAGCGTTTTTATTTGCTGGCGGAAGCGTCGCAAAGATGCCACTTCACTACAATGATAAATTTGAGCTAGATGAGAATAAATTTTTTGAAAATTTGATCCAAACTATACACGCAAGCTCACCAAAGCCAAAATACGTAGTCGTAAATTTCCCTCACAATCCAACGACCGTGACAGTGCAAAAGAGCTTTTACGAGCGCCTTGTAAGTATTGCAAAACAAGAGAGATTTTACGTTATCTCTGACATCGCCTACGCTGATCTTACGTTTGATGGCTACAAAACGCCAAGTATCTTTGAGGTCGATGGTGCAAAAGATGTTGCGGTCGAGTGCTATACACTTTCAAAAAGCTACAATATGGCTGGCTGGAGAGTTGGGTTTATGTGCGGAAATAAAAGACTTTGCGCAGCACTTAAAAAGATAAAATCATGGGTTGATTACGGTATGTTTACGCCGATACAGGTGGCTGCCACAGTCGCACTTGATGGCGATCAAAGCTGTGTTGAAGAGATACGCCAAATTTATGAAAAAAGAAGAGATGTGATGATAGAGGCCTTTGCTCAGGCTGGCTGGGAGCTTAAAAAACCAAGCTCTAGTATGTTTATCTGGGCAAAACTACCGCCAAAAGTTAGTCATCTGGGCAGCCTTGAGTTTTCAAAGCAGCTTCTTACAAAGGCATCAGTCGCAGTTAGTCCGGGTATTGGTTTTGGCGAGGGCGGAAATGACTATGTGCGTCTAGCTCTTATCGAAAATGAAAATAGAATAAGACAAGCAGCAAGAAATATAAAAAAATATTTGAAAGAATTTGAATGA
- a CDS encoding DUF2314 domain-containing protein, with product MIKFVLDDVENYKLEFGDKFYLPEREKRQNLRTGDIVKLIFRFEDDEFAQVERMWVVVSETNNGEFTGILDNEPFTKGCLNAGDEIKFNYKNVLEIYKDDEN from the coding sequence ATGATTAAATTTGTGCTTGATGATGTAGAGAACTATAAGCTAGAATTTGGTGATAAATTCTACCTGCCGGAGCGTGAAAAGCGTCAAAATTTAAGAACTGGCGATATAGTAAAGCTTATATTTAGATTTGAAGATGATGAATTTGCTCAGGTTGAGCGCATGTGGGTGGTCGTTAGTGAGACAAATAACGGCGAATTTACCGGCATTTTAGACAATGAACCATTTACAAAAGGCTGTTTAAATGCTGGCGATGAGATCAAGTTTAACTACAAAAATGTTCTTGAAATTTACAAAGATGATGAAAACTAA
- a CDS encoding NAD(P)/FAD-dependent oxidoreductase: protein MLDLAIIGGGPAGLSAGLYATRGGLKNVVMFEKGEPGGQITSSSEIENYPGQKAPGESGFDFMSTWWKQCSAFGLVHKWANVVGVRKNSDGSFEILLEGGKSEQAKAVIVATGSTQRRAGFKGEDEFFGKGVSTCATCDGFFYKNKEVAVLGGGDTAVEEALYLANICSKVYLIHRRDEFRAAPTTVEKARKNEKIEFITSATIKEALGDKMGLTKIVLDTKNGERVLDVPGIFTFVGLNVNNEILKDENGKFICDMVDGGQVKTNLKMQTSLNGLFVAGDIREDAPKQVIVAAGDGAVAALSAMSYIESLH from the coding sequence ATGCTTGATTTAGCGATCATCGGAGGCGGTCCAGCAGGACTAAGCGCCGGACTTTACGCCACTAGAGGCGGATTAAAAAATGTTGTAATGTTTGAAAAAGGCGAGCCTGGCGGTCAGATCACCTCGAGCTCAGAGATAGAAAACTACCCAGGCCAAAAAGCCCCTGGCGAGAGTGGCTTTGATTTTATGAGCACTTGGTGGAAGCAGTGCAGCGCATTTGGGCTAGTTCATAAATGGGCAAACGTTGTTGGCGTTAGAAAAAATAGCGACGGCAGCTTTGAAATTTTACTTGAAGGCGGCAAGAGCGAGCAGGCAAAAGCTGTCATCGTAGCAACTGGCTCAACCCAAAGACGCGCTGGCTTTAAAGGTGAGGATGAATTCTTTGGCAAAGGTGTTAGCACATGCGCAACATGCGATGGCTTTTTTTACAAAAACAAAGAAGTGGCTGTTCTTGGCGGTGGTGACACAGCTGTTGAAGAGGCGCTTTATCTAGCAAATATCTGCTCAAAAGTCTATTTAATCCATAGACGTGACGAATTTAGAGCGGCGCCAACTACAGTTGAAAAAGCTAGAAAAAATGAGAAGATCGAATTTATAACAAGTGCGACGATAAAAGAGGCGCTTGGCGATAAAATGGGCCTAACAAAGATTGTGCTTGATACCAAAAATGGTGAGCGCGTGCTTGATGTGCCGGGAATTTTTACCTTTGTTGGATTAAATGTAAATAATGAAATTTTAAAAGATGAAAACGGCAAATTTATCTGCGATATGGTCGATGGTGGACAGGTTAAGACAAACCTTAAGATGCAAACCAGCCTGAATGGGCTCTTTGTAGCAGGTGATATCAGAGAGGACGCTCCAAAGCAAGTCATCGTAGCAGCAGGTGATGGCGCAGTGGCTGCACTTAGCGCTATGAGCTACATAGAAAGCTTGCATTAA
- the rlmB gene encoding 23S rRNA (guanosine(2251)-2'-O)-methyltransferase RlmB, whose product MIIYGKQLFLHILNKRPQILEEIYLSKECDKKLFSKICGTGKKIIRVDNQKAQSLARGGNHQGFLANVSEFEFSDIAELKKLNFIAILYGISDVGNIGAIARSAYALGCEGLVIVAKSINMQGVLRSSSGAAYEIPIAIFEDGLSLLNELKQFGFKIYATASNGKNVKEMKFAGKRALVMGSEGEGIPQKALAKCDECIGIKLKEGWDSLNVSAAFAIICDRMIDE is encoded by the coding sequence ATGATAATATACGGAAAACAACTATTTTTACATATTTTGAACAAGCGACCACAGATACTAGAAGAGATATATCTCTCAAAAGAGTGTGACAAAAAACTCTTCTCTAAAATTTGTGGCACAGGCAAAAAAATCATCCGCGTGGATAATCAAAAAGCACAGTCTTTAGCTCGCGGTGGGAATCATCAAGGTTTTTTAGCGAATGTTAGTGAGTTTGAATTTTCAGACATTGCTGAGCTTAAAAAGCTAAATTTTATCGCTATTCTTTATGGTATAAGCGATGTTGGCAATATCGGTGCTATCGCTAGAAGTGCCTATGCTCTAGGCTGCGAAGGTCTTGTGATAGTGGCAAAAAGTATAAATATGCAAGGCGTTTTAAGATCAAGTAGTGGTGCTGCTTATGAGATACCAATAGCGATTTTTGAAGATGGGCTTAGTTTATTAAATGAACTAAAGCAATTTGGTTTTAAAATTTATGCAACCGCAAGTAATGGTAAAAACGTAAAAGAGATGAAGTTTGCCGGTAAAAGAGCTTTGGTGATGGGCTCAGAGGGCGAAGGCATACCGCAAAAGGCTCTAGCGAAGTGTGATGAGTGTATTGGTATAAAGTTAAAAGAGGGCTGGGACTCCTTAAATGTAAGTGCAGCTTTTGCAATAATTTGTGACAGGATGATAGATGAATGA
- the dapB gene encoding 4-hydroxy-tetrahydrodipicolinate reductase codes for MVKIGLYGASGKMAQSIISCLKDEKDATLSIAFSQKNEVKNLSSELLTNDLAKFFEACDVIIDFSQKEATMALLNYARTNPKPLVIGTTGLDDDEKNLLHLASGTMPILYATNMSLGVAVLKRLARIASKTLREFDIEIVEQHHRHKKDAPSGTAMTLAGSVAEARDLNLKDVLVTGRAGMVGARSKDEIAVMALRGGDVVGRHTVGFYNDGEFIELNHTATSRATFSKGAIRAAIWLKDQNSGLYSIDDSLGLDD; via the coding sequence TTGGTAAAAATAGGCCTTTATGGTGCTAGTGGAAAGATGGCTCAAAGTATCATTTCTTGTTTAAAAGATGAGAAAGATGCCACTTTAAGCATCGCTTTTAGCCAAAAAAATGAGGTTAAAAATTTAAGTAGCGAGCTTTTGACAAATGACCTTGCTAAATTTTTTGAAGCGTGCGATGTGATAATCGACTTTAGTCAAAAAGAGGCGACCATGGCACTGCTAAACTACGCTAGAACCAATCCAAAACCATTAGTTATCGGTACGACCGGGCTAGATGATGACGAGAAAAATTTGCTCCACCTAGCATCAGGAACTATGCCTATTCTTTACGCAACAAATATGAGTTTGGGTGTGGCTGTACTAAAACGCCTTGCAAGGATTGCTTCAAAAACATTAAGAGAATTTGACATAGAGATCGTAGAGCAACACCACAGGCATAAAAAAGATGCTCCAAGTGGCACTGCGATGACACTTGCAGGAAGTGTAGCTGAGGCAAGAGATTTAAATTTAAAAGATGTTTTAGTAACTGGTAGAGCCGGCATGGTAGGGGCTAGGAGCAAAGACGAGATCGCAGTCATGGCACTTCGTGGTGGAGATGTGGTCGGTCGCCACACGGTTGGCTTTTATAATGACGGCGAATTTATCGAGCTAAATCACACCGCAACGAGTAGGGCAACCTTTTCAAAAGGCGCGATCAGGGCTGCCATTTGGCTAAAAGATCAAAATAGTGGCCTTTACTCGATAGATGATAGTTTAGGGCTTGATGATTAA
- a CDS encoding homoserine dehydrogenase → MNVAILGVGTVGESVAKILLKNKKLIAARSGEEIVPVIGVVRNLNKKRDAGIPLTDDINSVINRDDIDVFVELMGGVEEPFRVVSEILKRKKAVVTANKALLAYHRYALQNLAKNIPFGFEASVAGGIPIIRALREGLSANHIVSINGILNGTSNFILTSMMDEGSNFKDALKKAQELGYAEADPTFDVGGFDTAHKLLILASIAYGVHGDPEDILIEGIQNITPEDIFFAKDFEYSIKLLAIAKKSEGKIELRVHPALVPQNKMIAKASGVTNAISVVGEVVGETMYYGPGAGGDATASAVISDLIDIARDSKSPMLGYKAPFELNTLELLDRDRIKTKYYFRLKVEDKMGVLAKITNLMSENNLSIDSILQKPKDESEFAVLFFTTHTSLEADVRRTIEILKEQEYIKEEPFMMRIEE, encoded by the coding sequence ATGAATGTAGCGATATTGGGCGTTGGAACCGTTGGCGAGTCAGTTGCTAAAATTTTACTAAAAAATAAAAAGCTAATTGCAGCAAGAAGTGGCGAGGAGATAGTGCCAGTCATCGGAGTGGTTAGAAATTTAAATAAAAAAAGAGATGCTGGCATCCCTTTGACTGATGATATAAATAGCGTTATAAACCGCGATGATATCGATGTTTTTGTCGAACTTATGGGTGGTGTGGAAGAGCCTTTTAGGGTTGTGAGTGAAATTTTAAAGCGAAAAAAAGCAGTCGTGACCGCAAACAAAGCACTTCTGGCCTATCACAGATATGCTTTGCAAAATTTAGCCAAAAATATACCATTTGGCTTTGAAGCAAGCGTGGCTGGGGGCATACCGATCATTAGAGCATTAAGAGAAGGCTTAAGCGCAAATCATATCGTTAGTATAAATGGCATACTAAACGGAACTAGTAACTTTATCCTAACCTCGATGATGGACGAGGGCTCAAATTTTAAAGACGCACTTAAAAAGGCGCAAGAGCTCGGATACGCTGAGGCTGATCCTACTTTTGATGTGGGTGGCTTTGATACGGCTCATAAGCTTCTTATACTGGCAAGCATCGCATACGGTGTGCATGGCGATCCAGAGGATATTTTGATCGAAGGTATTCAAAATATCACACCTGAAGATATATTTTTCGCAAAAGATTTCGAATACTCAATAAAACTTCTAGCAATTGCTAAGAAAAGTGAGGGTAAAATCGAGCTACGTGTGCATCCAGCGCTTGTACCGCAAAATAAAATGATAGCAAAGGCAAGTGGTGTGACAAATGCGATCAGTGTCGTTGGTGAAGTTGTTGGCGAGACGATGTATTATGGCCCTGGAGCTGGTGGCGATGCAACGGCAAGCGCGGTGATCAGCGATCTTATCGACATCGCAAGAGATAGTAAATCGCCGATGCTTGGATATAAAGCGCCGTTTGAATTAAATACGCTTGAGCTACTTGACCGCGATAGGATAAAGACGAAGTACTACTTTAGGTTAAAAGTCGAAGATAAAATGGGTGTGCTAGCAAAGATTACAAATTTAATGAGCGAAAATAACTTATCGATCGATAGCATACTTCAAAAACCAAAAGATGAGAGTGAATTTGCGGTATTGTTTTTTACGACACATACGAGTCTTGAGGCTGATGTAAGAAGGACAATTGAAATTTTAAAAGAGCAAGAGTATATAAAAGAAGAGCCATTTATGATGAGGATCGAGGAGTAG
- the trxA gene encoding thioredoxin → MGKYIELTKENFDVTKEGVALVDFWAPWCGPCRMLAPVIEELAEDFDGKAKICKVNTDEVQDLAVEFGIRSIPTLLFFKNGELVEQMVGAQSKQALTDKLNSLL, encoded by the coding sequence ATGGGAAAATACATCGAACTTACAAAAGAAAATTTTGATGTTACAAAAGAGGGCGTTGCTTTAGTAGACTTTTGGGCTCCATGGTGCGGACCTTGCCGTATGCTAGCTCCAGTGATCGAAGAGCTTGCTGAAGATTTTGACGGCAAAGCAAAAATTTGCAAGGTAAATACTGACGAAGTGCAAGATCTTGCAGTTGAGTTTGGCATCAGATCGATCCCAACATTGCTATTTTTCAAAAATGGCGAGCTAGTTGAGCAAATGGTCGGTGCGCAGTCAAAACAAGCCTTAACTGACAAACTAAATTCGCTTCTTTAA
- the rsmI gene encoding 16S rRNA (cytidine(1402)-2'-O)-methyltransferase, with the protein MLYFIPTPIGNLEDISLRAIRILRECEIAICEDTRVCKSLINLLNERFDASINISKFIPLHTHNENDFFVNLSDDFFSKNVAYMSDAGMPGISDPGVSLVRYAQKNNIEYEILSGANAALLSVVASGLCDKEFVFLGFLPNTGRDRALAIQNALNLAYPAVIYESPKRILGLVQSITNLEPERKIFAIKEATKKFETKFKDRAKNLVQILEKANLSGEWAIVISKSDKTATQNITKDEILSLDLAPKVKAKLLNKITGEDVKKIYDELIKA; encoded by the coding sequence TTGCTCTACTTTATTCCTACTCCAATAGGAAATTTAGAAGATATCTCGCTTCGTGCGATTAGAATTTTGCGTGAATGCGAGATAGCTATTTGCGAAGATACAAGAGTCTGCAAAAGTCTTATAAACTTGCTAAATGAACGTTTTGACGCAAGTATAAATATATCAAAATTTATTCCACTTCACACTCACAACGAAAATGATTTTTTTGTAAATTTAAGTGATGACTTTTTTAGCAAAAATGTAGCCTACATGAGCGATGCTGGTATGCCAGGTATCAGCGATCCAGGCGTTAGCCTAGTAAGATACGCTCAAAAAAATAACATTGAATATGAGATTTTAAGTGGAGCAAATGCCGCACTTTTAAGTGTAGTCGCAAGTGGACTTTGTGATAAGGAATTTGTCTTTTTGGGCTTTTTGCCAAACACTGGTAGAGATAGAGCCCTCGCTATCCAAAATGCTCTAAATTTAGCTTATCCAGCCGTTATTTACGAAAGCCCAAAACGCATACTAGGCTTAGTACAAAGTATCACAAATCTAGAACCTGAGAGAAAAATTTTTGCCATAAAAGAGGCTACAAAAAAATTTGAGACTAAATTTAAGGATAGAGCCAAAAATTTAGTCCAAATTTTAGAAAAAGCAAATTTAAGTGGAGAGTGGGCGATTGTCATCTCAAAAAGTGACAAAACAGCCACTCAAAATATCACAAAAGATGAGATACTTTCGCTTGATCTTGCTCCAAAAGTAAAAGCAAAATTGCTTAACAAAATAACTGGAGAAGATGTAAAAAAGATATATGATGAGCTTATAAAAGCTTAA
- a CDS encoding DUF2393 family protein, translating into MKRKDREMLNSIKHNLLFVLQNAKLIDFLTYGWIFLAFILIVLLGIFIAIKSWWQIGFLFILAAFFGLFVGNYYANKYINENLRPVSISKITTKQLQYVDALMVDFNITNNSNNALSICKIELDFYLSSRQNMKDFFNSLNPFARKRIILNEEFLPKQSIEVKDFINDFAFIDYNISKKMECF; encoded by the coding sequence TTGAAGAGAAAAGATCGCGAGATGTTAAATAGCATTAAGCACAACTTGCTTTTTGTATTGCAAAATGCAAAGCTCATTGATTTTCTAACCTATGGCTGGATATTTTTAGCTTTTATACTAATCGTACTTTTAGGAATTTTTATCGCGATAAAGTCGTGGTGGCAGATAGGATTTTTATTTATTTTGGCTGCTTTTTTCGGACTTTTTGTAGGTAATTACTACGCAAACAAATATATAAATGAAAATTTAAGACCAGTTAGCATAAGCAAAATAACCACCAAGCAGCTTCAATATGTTGATGCACTAATGGTTGATTTTAATATTACAAATAATTCAAATAATGCACTTAGTATCTGTAAAATCGAGCTTGACTTCTATCTAAGCTCAAGGCAAAATATGAAAGATTTTTTTAACTCACTTAATCCATTTGCTAGAAAAAGAATCATCTTAAACGAGGAATTTTTGCCAAAGCAAAGCATTGAGGTTAAAGATTTTATCAATGATTTCGCATTTATAGACTACAATATCTCTAAAAAAATGGAGTGTTTTTGA
- a CDS encoding DUF2393 family protein, producing MSSAYFTIVHIIVLFAIALLSILFLVLSLRAERKLFLSLFFTNILVSTTLAVFLMLVLDKYTKKGMLENVKSERILRNESIVFKGQVRNIGKFTISNCTLTVKLINQPLNKNDLGGEAFFKPSGLSFFSWILGTDKDERPNTVEYKFDVAKNLPKQKSTPFTVYMPYPPYFKNGMNITKLNCY from the coding sequence ATGAGCTCAGCATATTTTACGATCGTTCATATTATCGTTCTTTTTGCGATTGCTCTGCTTTCCATTTTATTTCTTGTTCTCTCACTTAGGGCTGAGCGAAAGTTATTTTTATCACTATTTTTTACAAACATTCTAGTCTCAACCACACTTGCTGTTTTTTTGATGCTAGTGCTTGATAAATATACAAAAAAAGGTATGCTCGAAAATGTAAAAAGTGAGCGAATTTTGCGAAACGAGAGTATCGTTTTTAAAGGGCAAGTGAGAAATATCGGTAAATTTACAATTAGTAACTGTACACTGACAGTCAAACTAATCAATCAACCGCTAAATAAAAATGACCTTGGCGGTGAAGCATTTTTTAAACCAAGTGGGCTTTCATTTTTCTCATGGATTCTTGGCACAGATAAGGACGAGAGGCCAAATACAGTTGAATATAAATTTGATGTAGCCAAAAATTTACCAAAGCAAAAAAGCACACCATTTACCGTATATATGCCATATCCGCCTTATTTTAAAAATGGCATGAATATCACAAAACTAAATTGCTACTAA
- the purF gene encoding amidophosphoribosyltransferase: protein MCAIVGIINSKDAAKTTYYALFSMQHRGQEASGISVCDDGEISTHKGNGLVTEVFNEEILRSLKGDMAIGHNRYATAGKNSGRDAQPIAANYSLGQISIVHNGNLVNKDEVRDELIKDGAIFQTNMDTENIIHLIARNHSKHLQDRIIAALDKIKGAYCLLIQSRHKTFAIRDRWGVRPLSLGKLKDGGYIVASETCAFDLVGASFIRDIRPGEMIVFEHGKSEFQSIQIYEPDPRICAFEYIYFARPDSVIEGKSVYEVRKKMGEVLAKKSKIKADFVVPVPDSGVPAALGYANESKIPFELAITRNHYVGRTFIEPSQEMRNLKVKLKLNPMSSVLKGKSIVVIDDSIVRGTTSKKVVDLLRHAGAKEIHFRVACPELKYPERYGIDTPSFEELISSKKNAEEVREYIGADSLEFLSIDELKESIGNERKYSLVSFDGDYFIK, encoded by the coding sequence ATGTGTGCAATAGTTGGTATTATAAATTCTAAAGATGCAGCAAAGACTACCTATTATGCGTTATTTTCTATGCAGCATCGCGGCCAAGAGGCGAGTGGTATTAGCGTTTGTGATGATGGAGAAATTTCTACTCACAAGGGTAATGGTCTGGTTACAGAGGTCTTTAATGAAGAAATTTTAAGATCACTAAAAGGCGATATGGCTATTGGTCACAACCGATATGCAACTGCTGGTAAAAACTCGGGTCGTGATGCCCAGCCAATAGCCGCTAACTACTCTTTGGGACAAATTTCGATCGTCCATAATGGAAATTTGGTAAATAAAGATGAGGTTAGAGATGAGCTTATTAAAGATGGCGCGATATTTCAGACAAATATGGATACTGAAAATATCATCCATCTAATCGCAAGAAACCATAGCAAACACTTGCAGGACCGTATTATCGCGGCACTTGATAAGATAAAAGGCGCTTATTGTCTGCTTATCCAATCACGCCATAAAACCTTTGCCATAAGAGATCGCTGGGGTGTTAGGCCACTAAGTCTTGGCAAGCTAAAAGATGGTGGATATATCGTAGCTAGCGAGACTTGCGCTTTTGATCTTGTGGGGGCTAGCTTTATAAGAGATATTAGACCTGGTGAGATGATAGTCTTTGAACATGGAAAAAGTGAGTTTCAAAGCATTCAAATTTATGAGCCAGATCCTAGAATATGCGCATTTGAATATATCTATTTTGCTCGCCCAGATAGCGTGATAGAAGGTAAAAGCGTCTATGAAGTTAGAAAAAAAATGGGTGAAGTACTAGCTAAAAAGAGCAAAATTAAAGCAGATTTCGTCGTACCTGTACCAGATAGCGGAGTACCAGCAGCGCTTGGGTACGCAAATGAGAGCAAAATCCCATTTGAGCTAGCTATCACTAGAAACCACTATGTGGGTAGAACCTTCATCGAGCCAAGCCAAGAGATGAGGAATTTAAAAGTCAAGCTAAAACTTAACCCGATGTCATCGGTTCTAAAAGGTAAAAGTATCGTTGTTATCGACGATAGTATCGTTCGCGGTACTACTTCAAAAAAGGTGGTTGATCTTTTAAGACATGCGGGCGCTAAAGAGATTCATTTTAGAGTCGCTTGTCCTGAGCTTAAATACCCTGAGCGATATGGTATCGATACGCCAAGCTTTGAAGAGTTAATAAGCTCTAAAAAAAATGCAGAAGAAGTAAGAGAATATATCGGTGCAGATAGCTTAGAATTTTTAAGCATAGATGAACTTAAAGAAAGTATCGGCAATGAGCGAAAATATTCGCTTGTAAGCTTTGATGGTGACTATTTCATAAAGTGA
- a CDS encoding phosphatidylglycerophosphate synthase — MNELENLKEIGLKEISRKTHIEPTFLQYIFDKNFEKLSRLNIRGYAKILQREYDVDLSELLAEYDAFMQENTPDESHKTKVTPKISSYTPKDITIQKQSGSGGAGFLFWLIILAIIAGGAYHFDAYKYIENFLSFLNDENKSVSYSQSSIVNEVKKNIIDTNITISQNSPKIEANISSIKISAPVEQNVTTSPANIEQNAVKPSMAAQPAPKIEQNITKPLNEAVITPKQRVWIGIINLENGQKVSNDTSKSININLDQRQLVVCGNGNIELKIGDKVTKYNPSRPARFLVENGEMKFVSYDEFVELNKGKSW; from the coding sequence ATGAATGAATTAGAGAATTTAAAAGAGATAGGTTTAAAGGAAATTTCACGTAAAACGCATATTGAGCCTACATTTTTACAATATATTTTTGATAAAAATTTTGAAAAATTATCACGTTTAAATATTAGGGGCTATGCCAAGATTTTGCAACGTGAATATGATGTTGATTTGAGCGAGTTGCTAGCTGAATATGATGCCTTTATGCAAGAAAACACCCCTGATGAGAGTCACAAAACTAAAGTTACTCCAAAAATTTCTTCTTACACTCCAAAAGATATTACCATACAAAAACAAAGCGGTAGTGGCGGTGCTGGATTTTTATTTTGGCTCATCATTTTAGCTATTATCGCTGGTGGGGCATATCATTTTGATGCTTACAAATATATCGAGAATTTTTTATCGTTTTTAAATGACGAGAATAAAAGCGTGAGCTATTCACAGTCAAGCATAGTAAATGAGGTGAAGAAAAATATCATCGATACAAATATCACCATCTCTCAAAATAGCCCTAAAATAGAAGCAAACATATCAAGCATAAAAATTTCAGCTCCAGTTGAGCAAAATGTGACAACAAGTCCTGCAAATATAGAGCAAAACGCTGTGAAGCCAAGCATGGCAGCTCAGCCAGCTCCTAAGATAGAGCAAAACATTACAAAGCCACTAAATGAGGCGGTCATTACACCAAAACAACGCGTCTGGATAGGCATCATTAATCTTGAAAATGGTCAAAAAGTATCAAACGACACAAGCAAAAGCATAAATATAAATTTAGACCAAAGGCAGCTCGTAGTTTGTGGAAATGGCAACATTGAGCTAAAGATCGGCGATAAGGTAACAAAATATAATCCAAGTCGTCCAGCTAGATTTTTAGTGGAAAATGGAGAGATGAAATTTGTGAGCTATGATGAGTTTGTAGAACTTAACAAGGGTAAATCTTGGTAA
- a CDS encoding YraN family protein, producing MGLKEYLFGKSSEDRACEFLQKIGFVILERNFHSKFGEIDIIALSSDKILHFIEVKATSGEYEAEYRLNKAKYIKILKTINFYMMKNEPNRDFQVDLLVIKNENLELIENISL from the coding sequence TTGGGGTTAAAAGAGTATCTCTTCGGTAAAAGCTCGGAAGATAGGGCGTGTGAATTTTTACAAAAGATCGGTTTTGTCATTTTAGAGAGAAATTTTCACTCTAAATTTGGCGAGATCGACATCATTGCACTAAGTAGTGATAAAATTTTACACTTTATAGAGGTAAAAGCAACTAGCGGAGAATATGAAGCAGAGTATAGACTAAATAAGGCAAAATATATAAAAATTTTAAAAACTATAAATTTTTATATGATGAAAAATGAGCCAAATAGAGATTTTCAAGTCGATTTACTCGTTATAAAAAATGAAAATTTAGAACTGATAGAAAATATTAGTTTATAA